CAAATATAAATTCTCGCGGATATAGTGTTTTCATTTAAATAAATAATtcctcaatttgaaaatcatcaaGAGCTTCCAAACAATATTTCACATCCTTGGTCTTCAAATTGGGTTCCCAAGTTTTAAACTCTTCAATCATTTTCTTGAGTTGTTTTACACTACCAACATGTTTCACACTCACAAATTCTTGAACGAAACCTCGAAAGTTATAAGGAAGTAAATTAAGATCGGTTGTTGATCCTCGAGGTTCTTTTCTAATTTGAATCTCTTTCAGCTTATGCAATTTTGTGGACTCCAATGTAAATCTAAGACTTTCCAAATACatttcgtcatcatcaaatatgtatttgtttgttttgttgatgtcCAATTTATCACTAAAGCTTCTGACTATGCTGTGGTCTCGAAAGACTCCAACGTTTCTCATTTGACAGGCAATCTCTAATATAGTCGATATGAATGGGGTTGGGTGTACTTGATATAAGTTTCGGTGGATATTAGGATGATCAAATTGTATTgccaatgatgaatataatgGAATGAATGAATCATTAGTCGTACTTGAAAAGGtaaatttgacattttgAGCAAGGAGAAATCGTATCGATTCAGTTAATTTGCGTGATAATGAACAACCCTTCTTTTCGTATTCAAACACTTCTCGAACAAtatcattttcaagttgAGTGTATGCTCGATATACAATTTTGGAGAATTTTGACGGTACAGGACCCATTAAATTGCCTGACATGCTTAAAActccaattcttttcttgcaTAAATTATGATTTTGAGATGTTAATTCCGCTAATATGTTTATGGCTATGGGAGAGGAAGTGCCATACCCAACAACGTATATGAAATCACAATCATTGAGCTCTTTTGTATAGTTGtgcaaaagttgaagtGAATCTTCGACGCAGGTCGCTATTTTACCTTGCCCGTCAATGGCAATACTCTCAATACCGATATCTTCCTCTTTATATTCTGGATTATTCTGCTTCATCCATGTTTTTATGGCTTTGGTAGCCAATTTAGCATATCCTATTGCATTTCCTGTATATTCTCCAGTTAGTGCCCGCACTAATTTGACAGGTAAGAAATTATGAACTGTGATGACCAcaacttttttcaattgtttagCGGTTCGTAAGACCAGCTCCTCCTTCTTACGATATAGATGATGTTCAGTGTTGTATCCACATATGAGGTCCGATGTTAGTAAGCGCGTTTTGGTCCTCCATGTAATTTCACGATaattgtcaacaaatctAGGTGAGATAATAGGTATAGGTGCATCACCCTCTACATTATTCTTTTGTCTCAatgttttttcaaatacttcaTTAGCGGAGACTGGTTTATGCTTTTTCGTGTGTAGTAGAACCGGTAGTTTCTCAGTTGGCGTACCACTAACActcatttcaaatgtttgAAACTCATCGGTACTCTTGTATGCATAATGACACTCCTCTTTTGAAGATTCAATCACTGCTTTCGCGGCTTTATACGCCTCGCTTGATTCATCACtaacttcatcttcctGTATATGTCCATTAGAGCCAAAAAGCCATCCGAACAAGCCTCTTGTATTATTGTTAGCTTCTTCGTCCTCTTCTTTTGCGATTGATAAGTTTCCTTGTAGTAGTGGCATATGTTCCATCGTGGGGGATTCTCCACTGCTAGGAAATATAAATGATGTGTAGTACGAATACCAAGATGTTTGTGGTAGTGGTGAGTCTCCTGAGccagcaacaacaatatctgTGGATGTGGTTAAAATGGGTGGTTCTGATTGAACAATCAGTCCATTGGCTTGAATTGTTTCATTCTGGGTAATTAGATCATTACTGGTGGCGTTGCTATTTTGCTGCCTCGTGAGCCAAGACAAGACGGACCTTGAAGTTGAGTTCGGTACATCTGTTGCAGCTGGTATCTCTGGTGGTCCAAGGGGCTTTGGTGTCTCTTGTGATGTTTGATTCTTATCTCGTATACTGTTGTTATCTTCTGGGGGAGAGTTTACTTGTTGGTCCATAATACATGAATGGCAAAAGACCTATACTAGATATGGAAGTGTGGAAATAGGATTGGTCTTTCGTTGATATTATTTAAATAGTTCTTGGAGCTTGATGTAGATATAATGGGTATACCTAGTCAGGCTCTGGAGCttgaaataaaattgtCGTTACTCTATTTTTGACTGTGTGCACGCGCGGAAATCGGAAGTAAAAGCTGATAACATTCTTCCACCAGAATTATTCTTGTTTAGATCGAACAACTTATGAGCACTGGAACATGGTCAGATGATATACTAAAGCGGTTAAAGATCAGAGATGAAgtagaaaagaaggattCGGAATATTACTTTGcgtttcaacaattggtgGATAAGCTTCTACTTGAACAACAGCAACGACAGCAAAGCCAACAAGTTAATAATGAGGAACTAAGTCAAACCCCATTCAGCTCCAAATCGCCATCtccatcaacaatacttGGCATTGACAAAGAAAAATCTAAGCCGACCGCTAAATCGAAGTCAAAAACTCTCCAACTAGACAAAATAACTGAAACTAATGACGCCACAGTTGTGATTATGAAAGAAAACCATCAGTTACGAactgaaaatgaagatttaatatcaaatttgaattcaattacTTTGAAGAATGAGAAACTAGAAGCAATCATAAAGGAGAAAGATAATCGGATTGAtaaattaaagaaattaaCGAGtaaattacaaaagaatattgacaatttgaacattgaaatgaaggaaaagaacaagactattgaattgattaatgatgAGAATTTGACtaatcaaatacaattgaatgTGTTGCGTGataaaattgagaaaagtaAGAGTTCGCAAAAGTGACTGGAATGGGGAAGCTTTAATTAATTTGGTATCCATGTAATTAAGGACCACTACCCATCTCGGGGACGTCAATATATGGTTTATAGCATCTTTTCTGAAGTTGTATACTTTCAATTATTTTGTCTCAAGTTCTAcgtttttcttttaaacaattttcatctcatttcatcaatataaAAAGATATACGTAGCTCTTTCTCATTCTATTTACTTGCTTGTGTCAAGTACGTATCTTCCCAAGATCTTACCTTCTTCCattaatttgaaaacttcTGGTAATTCACTAAGACCAACAATCTTAATTTGACAATTGACTTTACCTCTAGCAAAGAAATCAACAGCTTCTTGAGTGTCCTTTCTGTTACCAACATAAGAACCTTTAATCTCAACGGATTTGACAACAGCATCGAAAACAGGAGCGACAACTTTAGAACCAGCTGGCAAaccaacaagaacaacCTTACCCAATGGTCTAACATATTCAACTGATTGGTTAATAGCCTTTTCAGAAACAGAAACGTTAATTACACCATGTGGACCCCCATTAGTTGCCTTTTtaacagcagcaacaatatCTTTTTCCTTGGTGAAATCGATATAAGCCTCAGCTCCCAAAGATTTAACATATTCTCCCTTGTCGGCACCTCcatcaataccaacaactcTGTAACCCATGGCTACAGCATATTGAATAGCCAATGAACCCAAACCACCGCCAGCACCAGAAATACAAACCCATTCACCAGCCTTTAATTGAGCAGTCTTCAAAGCCTTGTAAACAGTAACACCAGCACACAAAATTGGAGCAGCTTTAGCTAAATCAGCATTCTTGGGGATTCTAGCAGCTTGAACAGCATCAGCAGTGGCATATTGTTCAAAGGATCCATCATGAGTATAACCAGACAAATCAGCATCAGGACAATTTGGTTCCGCACCTTGTTCACAAAATTCACAATTCAAACACGAACCATTCAACCATTTGATACCAGCATAATCACCAATTTTCCATCCTTTAACATTATCACCcataccaacaacaacaccgGCACCTTCATGACCACCAACAAGGGGTAATTTGGTGTCCAATGGCCAATCACCTTTCCAAGCATGTAAATCAGTGTGGCAAACACCCGAGTATTTAACATGGATCAACAACTCGTTggattttggttttggaaCTGGAATATCCTTGTATTCTAATTTACCTCCgcttgtttcaaaaacaacagcTTTTTGAGTCTTTGGAATTTCTGACATTGGAGATAAGAAATGTTTTTTAGTAGTTGTACTTGTAGTTATTCTAATCGGATTAGTTACTTTGTTAAGTCTAATTGATTTAAACAAGTTaaaactgaaaaatttcGAACCAATTGACATTCCCTACTGGCCTAtttatattgaaaaataacCGGACATGTGGTTTATAATTTGCGGGTGAAGCCCGATATTTTAATGCAGATATGCATAATAATGAATAGTTGAATTTGTGCACTAAACTTGTAGTGCATGAGGGCATGTCTGTATGCATGCATATATGTAGAAGCTCTTATCTGTAAGGAATACACCCACTTATTCCACTTATTTCCTCTCAGGTTAAAGTTAACATAGAAGAATTCTATTGTTTGGGTTTGTGTGGGTTTTACACGTACATAtgatgtttttgtttttcgGAAATGATTGATGAGTGTGGGTGGAAATGTGATGATGCGCATGaggttttgtttttgttctgctgttgttgttgataataatGGGCTTATTGCACGGACTTTGTTACTCCGACTAATTGCATGATAAAGTCACCACTGCACCactttatttatttttattttcttaaCTAAGGGTGTGCTATTGTCCTTTCCCATATCGCCTTTTCATTGGTAGAGCTAGTCATTGGGGCTGATCCTTCTATCCATTTGCAAATATACAGAGACTGACCCGCAAAATGAGGGATTAATTCAAAACTCCGGAAAAGTGTAGTTCCCAAGTtccaaatttcaagttcCAATGGTGAGGGTGTGGGTGAAGGTTGTTCATACAGAGGACTGTCCAAAAGGCAACTAAACTTCGAAGTgtgttgatgttgagaTATTATCTATCTCTCAAATCTGACATATTACAACTTAGAGATATTCTCTTGTCTTTATATATTATTACTACAAGCATTTT
This region of Candida orthopsilosis Co 90-125, chromosome 6 draft sequence genomic DNA includes:
- a CDS encoding Adh1 alcohol dehydrogenase; the protein is MSIGSKFFSFNLFKSIRLNKVTNPIRITTSTTTKKHFLSPMSEIPKTQKAVVFETSGGKLEYKDIPVPKPKSNELLIHVKYSGVCHTDLHAWKGDWPLDTKLPLVGGHEGAGVVVGMGDNVKGWKIGDYAGIKWLNGSCLNCEFCEQGAEPNCPDADLSGYTHDGSFEQYATADAVQAARIPKNADLAKAAPILCAGVTVYKALKTAQLKAGEWVCISGAGGGLGSLAIQYAVAMGYRVVGIDGGADKGEYVKSLGAEAYIDFTKEKDIVAAVKKATNGGPHGVINVSVSEKAINQSVEYVRPLGKVVLVGLPAGSKVVAPVFDAVVKSVEIKGSYVGNRKDTQEAVDFFARGKVNCQIKIVGLSELPEVFKLMEEGKILGRYVLDTSK